A window of the Pleurocapsa minor HA4230-MV1 genome harbors these coding sequences:
- the fetB gene encoding iron export ABC transporter permease subunit FetB, with the protein MNDLIVLDTVDLVLCLGLIGLAIALSLWRKLGLEKQLAYSAGRSLVQLIAIGYILDLVFAIDNWLAVLGILGIMIAIASVVTRNRIDQKLKGLLSTVILALVASNVFTLAYVILLIVQPDRWYEPQYLIPLAGMLFGNAMNSASLAGDRLLNSIQHNRLEIETHLSLGATAKQAIASYQREAIRTGLIPTLNNMVVMGLVSLPGMLTGQVLGGSNPRDAASYQILILFAIVLVNLMTTILITEGIYKRFFNPREQLIG; encoded by the coding sequence ATGAATGATTTAATTGTCTTAGATACGGTTGATTTGGTTTTATGTTTGGGCTTGATTGGTTTGGCGATCGCCTTATCTTTATGGCGTAAACTAGGCTTAGAAAAGCAGCTAGCCTATAGTGCAGGACGTTCTTTAGTGCAGCTCATCGCCATTGGCTATATTTTAGATCTGGTGTTTGCGATTGATAACTGGCTAGCGGTGTTGGGCATTTTAGGGATCATGATTGCTATTGCCTCAGTTGTCACCCGTAACCGTATCGATCAAAAGCTGAAGGGACTTCTATCGACGGTAATTTTAGCTTTAGTTGCCAGTAATGTTTTTACTTTAGCCTATGTAATTTTGTTGATCGTGCAGCCCGATCGATGGTACGAACCCCAGTATTTAATCCCCTTAGCTGGGATGCTATTTGGTAATGCGATGAATAGTGCATCCTTAGCGGGCGATCGCCTATTAAACTCAATTCAGCACAACCGTCTGGAAATTGAAACCCATCTCAGTTTAGGTGCTACGGCAAAACAAGCGATCGCTAGCTATCAACGAGAGGCAATTCGCACAGGCTTAATTCCTACTTTAAATAATATGGTGGTGATGGGCTTGGTTAGTCTGCCAGGAATGCTTACAGGACAAGTATTAGGGGGTAGTAATCCTCGCGATGCAGCTTCTTATCAGATCTTGATTTTATTTGCGATCGTTTTAGTTAATTTGATGACGACAATCTTAATTACTGAAGGAATTTACAAACGCTTTTTTAATCCGCGAGAACAATTAATTGGCTAG
- the pdxH gene encoding pyridoxamine 5'-phosphate oxidase, whose product MDSSIADLRQNYTLAGLSEADLDSNPIHQFNLWFEQALAADLIEPNAMTLATATADGKPSARIVLLKGVSERGFVFYTNYDSQKGRQLIANPYAALVFLWDKLERQIRIEGKVEKLSSAESLEYFHSRPKASQLGAWTSNQSQVIANREVLEQKLASLQAQYSGEDTIPLPEHWGGFRVVPNRLEFWQGRPSRLHDRLVYDLQADGNWSISRLSP is encoded by the coding sequence GTGGATTCATCGATCGCCGATTTAAGACAAAACTATACTCTGGCAGGATTAAGTGAAGCCGATCTAGACTCTAATCCGATCCATCAGTTCAACCTCTGGTTTGAGCAGGCTTTGGCAGCCGACTTAATTGAACCCAACGCCATGACTTTAGCCACTGCTACTGCTGATGGTAAGCCTAGTGCGAGGATTGTCTTGCTTAAGGGTGTCAGTGAGCGAGGTTTTGTATTCTATACCAATTACGACAGCCAAAAAGGACGGCAGTTAATCGCTAATCCCTATGCTGCTTTAGTATTTCTTTGGGATAAGCTGGAAAGACAGATTCGGATTGAGGGCAAAGTTGAGAAGTTATCATCAGCCGAGTCATTAGAATATTTTCATAGTCGCCCTAAAGCATCACAGCTTGGTGCTTGGACATCAAATCAAAGTCAGGTGATTGCTAACCGAGAAGTATTAGAGCAAAAGTTGGCTAGTTTACAAGCACAATATAGCGGTGAGGATACTATTCCCTTACCCGAACATTGGGGTGGATTTCGAGTTGTACCTAATCGGCTGGAGTTTTGGCAAGGTCGTCCCAGTCGTCTCCACGATCGCTTAGTATACGATCTACAAGCTGATGGTAATTGGTCAATCAGTCGATTATCTCCCTAA
- the hemL gene encoding glutamate-1-semialdehyde 2,1-aminomutase, which yields MVSTTSFKTAKSEEIFNAAQKLMPGGVSSPVRAFKSVGGQPIVFDHVKGAYIWDVDGNQYIDYVGTWGPAICGHAHPVVIEALHAALEKGTSFGAPCALENVLAEMVIDAVPSIDVVRFVNSGTEACMSVLRLMRAFTGREKIIKFEGCYHGHADMFLVKAGSGVATLGLPDSPGVPKSTTANTLTAPYNDLETVKQLFAENPDQIAGVILEPVVGNSGFVTPDAGFLEGLREITQEQGALLVFDEVMTGFRIAYGGAQAKFGVTPDLTTLGKVIGGGLPVGAYGGRADIMSMVAPAGPMYQAGTLSGNPLAMTAGIKTLELLSKPGTYEQLDRITTKLSEGLLAVAKEAGHEVTGGNISAMFGMFFTGQAVHNYDDAKTADMKKFARFHRGMLEQGIYLAPSQFEAGFTSLAHTDEDVDRTLAAAKTVLEAI from the coding sequence TTGGTTTCTACAACTTCCTTTAAAACGGCTAAATCAGAAGAAATTTTTAATGCTGCTCAAAAACTCATGCCTGGTGGCGTAAGTTCTCCAGTACGAGCGTTTAAATCAGTCGGCGGTCAACCGATTGTCTTCGATCATGTTAAAGGTGCTTATATCTGGGATGTCGATGGCAATCAGTATATCGATTATGTCGGAACTTGGGGGCCAGCGATCTGTGGACATGCTCACCCCGTAGTAATCGAAGCTTTACACGCAGCCTTAGAAAAAGGGACTAGCTTTGGTGCGCCTTGCGCTTTAGAAAACGTGCTAGCCGAGATGGTCATTGATGCTGTCCCTAGTATTGATGTAGTACGCTTTGTTAACTCGGGAACAGAAGCCTGTATGTCAGTGCTGCGCTTGATGCGAGCTTTCACAGGTAGAGAAAAGATTATCAAGTTTGAAGGCTGTTATCACGGTCACGCAGACATGTTTTTGGTTAAAGCAGGATCTGGGGTTGCTACTCTTGGCTTGCCAGATTCTCCAGGAGTCCCCAAATCGACTACTGCTAATACTTTAACTGCTCCCTATAATGATTTAGAGACAGTGAAACAGCTCTTTGCTGAAAATCCCGATCAGATTGCGGGGGTCATTTTAGAACCTGTAGTAGGTAATTCTGGCTTCGTTACTCCTGATGCTGGTTTCTTGGAAGGATTGCGGGAAATAACTCAAGAACAGGGTGCATTACTAGTCTTTGACGAAGTAATGACTGGTTTTCGGATTGCTTATGGTGGCGCACAAGCTAAATTTGGTGTAACTCCCGATCTCACAACTTTAGGTAAAGTAATTGGTGGTGGTTTACCTGTGGGTGCTTATGGTGGTCGTGCCGATATCATGTCTATGGTCGCCCCAGCAGGCCCAATGTATCAAGCAGGAACATTGTCTGGTAATCCTTTAGCCATGACGGCGGGGATTAAAACTTTAGAATTACTGAGCAAGCCAGGTACTTACGAACAGCTAGACCGCATTACCACTAAACTTTCTGAAGGTTTATTGGCCGTAGCCAAAGAAGCAGGACACGAAGTCACTGGCGGTAATATTAGCGCTATGTTTGGCATGTTCTTTACTGGTCAAGCAGTTCATAACTACGATGATGCCAAAACTGCCGACATGAAAAAATTTGCGCGTTTCCATCGCGGAATGTTAGAACAAGGTATTTATCTTGCACCTTCTCAGTTCGAGGCTGGCTTTACCTCTCTTGCCCATACTGATGAAGATGTCGATCGCACTTTAGCAGCTGCCAAAACTGTTTTAGAGGCAATTTAA
- a CDS encoding citrate synthase — protein MTATFCEYKPGLEGIPVTKSSISYVDGQKGILEYRGITIEELAKRSSFLETAYLLIWGELPSAKQLQDFQTHILFHRRVKYRIRDMMKCFPETGHPMDALQTSAAALGLFYARRALDDPEYIRKAVVRILAKIPTMVAAFHQMRRGNDAVQPNDELDYAANFLYMLTERVPHPLEARIFDICLTLHAEHTINASTFSAMVTASTLTDPYAVVASAVGTLAGPLHGGANEEVLLMLEKIGSIENVEPYVSDLIANKQKIMGFGHRVYKVKDPRAKILQELAVELFDETGHDRYYDLALELERVIESKLGHRGIYPNIDFYSGLVYSKLGIPSDLFTPIFAIARVAGWLAHWKEQLAVNRIFRPTQIYTGEHSIAYVAMEER, from the coding sequence ATGACGGCAACATTTTGCGAATATAAGCCAGGTCTAGAAGGCATACCTGTAACTAAATCTAGTATCAGTTATGTTGATGGTCAAAAAGGGATTTTAGAGTATCGCGGCATTACAATTGAAGAATTGGCCAAGCGCAGTAGTTTTTTGGAAACTGCATATCTATTGATTTGGGGAGAATTGCCTAGCGCCAAACAGCTTCAAGACTTTCAAACTCATATTCTGTTTCACCGTCGGGTTAAGTATCGTATTCGGGACATGATGAAGTGTTTTCCTGAAACTGGACATCCGATGGATGCTTTGCAAACTTCAGCAGCGGCATTAGGCTTGTTTTATGCTCGTCGTGCTTTAGACGATCCTGAATATATTAGAAAGGCAGTAGTACGTATTCTGGCAAAAATTCCCACAATGGTGGCAGCATTTCATCAAATGCGTCGGGGTAATGATGCAGTTCAGCCTAATGACGAGCTGGACTATGCAGCTAACTTTCTCTATATGTTGACGGAGCGAGTTCCTCATCCTTTAGAAGCGAGAATCTTTGATATTTGTCTGACACTTCATGCAGAACATACCATCAATGCCTCAACTTTTTCGGCTATGGTCACAGCCTCCACTCTAACCGATCCTTATGCAGTAGTGGCTTCAGCCGTGGGTACTTTGGCAGGGCCACTTCATGGTGGAGCTAATGAAGAAGTATTATTAATGTTGGAAAAGATTGGTTCAATCGAGAATGTTGAGCCTTATGTAAGCGATCTAATTGCTAACAAACAAAAAATCATGGGTTTTGGACATCGGGTTTATAAAGTAAAAGATCCCCGAGCTAAGATCCTGCAAGAGTTGGCGGTAGAACTATTTGACGAGACAGGACACGATCGCTATTACGATCTAGCTTTAGAATTAGAGCGGGTGATTGAATCGAAGTTGGGACATCGGGGAATCTATCCCAATATTGATTTTTATTCTGGCCTAGTCTACAGTAAATTAGGCATTCCTAGCGATTTATTTACGCCTATTTTTGCGATCGCTCGCGTGGCTGGCTGGCTAGCTCACTGGAAAGAACAGTTGGCAGTAAACCGCATCTTTCGTCCCACGCAGATTTATACGGGAGAACACAGTATTGCGTATGTGGCAATGGAAGAGCGCTAG
- a CDS encoding ABC transporter ATP-binding protein/permease translates to MANSRLRKLGSYLRPHWRMVLLGTIALLIVNLLGVYIPLLIKDSIDQLEGEFSFNQLSRTALWLLLLSAIMWCFRMYSRTSIFGVGRQVEFVLKQRIFQHLLTIEPGYFSNNTSGDLINRATSDVDNIRRLVGFALLSFINIIFAYAFTLPVMLKINVRLTILAIAVYPLMLLTVQLFSGKLRRYQEEIQVKLSDLSELIQEDMSGMALIRIYAQENQERAAFSQKNQQLLESNLKLAQVRNLLFPVIEGISYISLLILLWVGTKAIASGQITVGDFIALVLFVERLVFPTALLGFTITAYQQGEISIDRVESVTQAKPKIKNTAQAIILPATEIKGAITARNLTYTYPGSNTPALYNLNFEIQPGETVAIVGSIGSGKSTLANAIPRLLNIAEGELFLDNCDITKLDLASLRKAIAYVPQDSFLFSTTIQNNIRYGEPLAETGEVVQSAKQAQIHPEILTFPQEYDTLVGERGITLSGGQRQRTALARALLADAKVLILDDALSSVDNETATKILESLSPTTAKKTVIFISHQLSAAATCDRILVMDQGKIVQNGTHATLLQSKGLYHSLWQQHQLKEVLN, encoded by the coding sequence ATGGCAAATTCTCGATTACGCAAATTAGGCAGTTACCTTCGTCCCCATTGGCGAATGGTTTTGTTAGGTACGATCGCGCTTTTAATTGTTAACTTGCTGGGAGTCTATATTCCCCTTTTGATCAAAGATAGTATCGATCAGTTAGAGGGGGAATTTAGTTTTAACCAGCTTTCACGTACGGCACTCTGGCTACTATTATTGTCAGCAATTATGTGGTGTTTTCGGATGTATTCCCGCACCTCTATTTTTGGCGTAGGCAGGCAGGTGGAATTCGTTCTCAAACAGCGAATTTTTCAACACCTGCTCACGATTGAGCCTGGATATTTCTCGAATAATACTTCAGGAGACTTAATCAATCGCGCTACTAGCGATGTCGATAATATTCGTCGTCTAGTCGGATTTGCTCTACTAAGCTTTATTAATATTATTTTTGCTTACGCCTTTACCTTACCCGTCATGCTCAAGATTAATGTACGGCTGACTATCTTGGCGATCGCTGTATATCCACTCATGTTGCTGACTGTACAGCTATTTAGTGGCAAATTACGGCGTTATCAAGAGGAGATTCAAGTCAAGCTGTCGGATCTTAGTGAGCTAATTCAAGAAGACATGAGCGGGATGGCGTTAATTCGGATTTATGCTCAAGAGAATCAAGAAAGAGCCGCCTTTAGTCAGAAAAATCAGCAATTGTTAGAGTCGAATCTCAAGTTAGCTCAAGTAAGAAATCTGCTATTTCCTGTAATTGAAGGTATTTCTTATATTAGTTTGTTAATTTTGTTGTGGGTGGGGACAAAAGCGATCGCATCTGGACAAATAACCGTTGGGGATTTTATTGCTCTAGTTTTATTTGTGGAACGACTAGTATTTCCCACTGCCTTACTTGGCTTTACCATCACCGCCTATCAACAGGGAGAAATCAGTATTGATCGGGTGGAGTCAGTTACTCAAGCCAAACCTAAAATTAAGAATACTGCTCAGGCGATTATTTTACCTGCTACAGAGATAAAGGGTGCAATTACGGCGCGCAACTTAACCTATACTTATCCTGGCTCGAATACTCCTGCGCTTTACAATCTAAACTTTGAGATCCAGCCTGGGGAGACAGTTGCCATTGTTGGCTCAATTGGTTCAGGAAAATCTACTTTAGCCAATGCTATTCCTCGGCTATTAAATATAGCAGAAGGCGAATTATTTTTAGACAATTGCGACATTACTAAATTAGATTTGGCGAGTTTAAGAAAAGCGATCGCTTATGTTCCTCAAGACAGCTTTTTGTTTAGCACGACGATTCAAAACAATATTCGCTACGGTGAACCATTGGCAGAAACAGGAGAGGTGGTTCAATCAGCTAAACAAGCCCAAATTCACCCAGAAATTCTCACATTTCCCCAAGAATACGATACTTTAGTCGGTGAGCGAGGCATTACCCTTTCTGGTGGACAAAGACAACGAACAGCTCTGGCGAGAGCTTTGTTAGCCGATGCTAAAGTTTTAATCCTGGATGATGCTCTTTCCAGCGTCGATAACGAAACAGCAACCAAAATTCTGGAAAGCCTATCGCCGACGACAGCCAAGAAAACCGTCATCTTTATTTCCCATCAACTATCTGCTGCTGCTACTTGCGATCGCATTTTAGTGATGGATCAAGGCAAAATTGTCCAAAATGGTACTCACGCAACCTTATTGCAATCAAAAGGACTTTATCACTCCCTGTGGCAGCAACATCAATTAAAAGAAGTGCTGAACTAA
- a CDS encoding histone deacetylase: MGKYGFAIVYHPDYVAPLPDAHRFPMPKFKILRDLLIKDGVIQPEQIFAPELPDLALIQLVHTPEYIQAYCNGTLEPKAQRRIGLPWSKALAHRTQIAIGGTILAAKLALEYGCACNTAGGTHHAFPSYGSGFCIFNDLAIASRVLQHQGLVKQILIIDCDVHQGDGTAYIFQDDSSVFTFSMHCEANFPGKKQRSDLDVPLPIGLDDDGYLQILASHLADLLSAVKPDLVLFDAGVDTHVSDRLGKLSLSDWGIYRRERMVLSTCKAGGYPVASVIGGGYGKDISALVYRHSLLHRAAQEVYQ; this comes from the coding sequence ATGGGTAAATACGGTTTTGCCATTGTTTATCATCCCGATTATGTTGCGCCACTGCCTGATGCTCATCGCTTTCCCATGCCCAAATTTAAAATTCTACGGGATTTATTAATTAAAGATGGAGTAATTCAGCCTGAGCAGATTTTTGCGCCAGAATTGCCCGATTTAGCGTTAATTCAGCTAGTTCACACTCCAGAATACATTCAAGCATATTGCAATGGAACATTAGAACCTAAAGCTCAACGTCGAATTGGTTTACCCTGGAGTAAAGCCTTGGCTCATCGAACTCAAATTGCGATCGGCGGGACAATCCTAGCTGCCAAACTAGCGTTAGAATATGGCTGTGCTTGTAACACTGCTGGAGGGACACATCACGCCTTTCCTAGCTATGGATCGGGGTTTTGTATCTTCAATGATTTAGCGATCGCCTCTCGTGTTTTACAGCATCAAGGCTTAGTTAAACAGATTTTGATTATCGACTGTGACGTACACCAGGGAGACGGAACAGCCTATATTTTTCAAGACGACAGTAGCGTGTTTACTTTTTCAATGCACTGTGAGGCAAATTTTCCTGGTAAAAAACAACGCAGCGATCTTGATGTTCCTTTACCCATTGGTTTAGATGACGATGGTTACCTCCAGATTTTAGCCAGTCATTTAGCAGATTTATTGAGTGCAGTAAAACCAGATTTAGTTTTGTTTGATGCGGGGGTAGATACTCATGTTAGCGATCGCTTGGGTAAATTATCTCTCAGTGACTGGGGCATTTATCGACGAGAAAGAATGGTTTTAAGCACCTGTAAAGCAGGAGGCTATCCTGTGGCTAGCGTGATTGGTGGAGGTTATGGTAAAGATATATCTGCATTGGTTTATCGTCACTCTTTGTTACATCGTGCAGCTCAAGAGGTCTATCAATAA
- the msrA gene encoding peptide-methionine (S)-S-oxide reductase MsrA, which yields MNRQTATFGAGCFWKTEHKFMNVPGVSKTSVGYMGGDFANPSYLDVVARITGHAEVAQIEYDADMVSYEELLQIFWQMHDPTSLNRQGTDRGEQYRSVIFYHTVAQEKIARKSKLELQQSRIFDQDIVTEIKPAKEYYLATEDHQQYLLKKNQTLAN from the coding sequence ATGAATAGACAAACAGCCACTTTTGGGGCAGGATGTTTTTGGAAAACGGAACATAAATTTATGAACGTCCCAGGAGTAAGCAAAACTTCAGTGGGATATATGGGAGGAGACTTTGCTAATCCTTCTTACCTGGATGTCGTAGCTAGAATCACTGGTCATGCAGAAGTAGCACAAATTGAATATGATGCCGATATGGTTAGTTACGAAGAGTTGTTACAGATCTTTTGGCAAATGCACGATCCAACTAGCCTCAATCGTCAGGGTACAGATAGAGGTGAACAATATCGCTCAGTAATTTTTTATCATACTGTTGCGCAAGAAAAAATTGCTCGTAAGTCAAAGCTAGAGCTACAGCAGTCGCGGATTTTTGACCAAGATATTGTTACGGAGATTAAGCCAGCTAAAGAATACTATCTTGCTACTGAAGATCATCAACAATATTTACTCAAGAAAAATCAAACCTTAGCCAATTAG
- the pdhA gene encoding pyruvate dehydrogenase (acetyl-transferring) E1 component subunit alpha: MCAERTLPKFDASSVKITKEEGFILYEDMVLGRLFEDKCAEMYYRGKMFGFVHLYNGQEAVSSGIIKALRTKGDYVSSTYRDHVHALSAGVPAKEVMAELFGKETGCSKGRGGSMHMFSAEHGLLGGYAFVAEGIPVATGAAFQSKYRREVMGDESSDAVAVCFFGDGASNNGQFFECLNMAALWKLPIIYVVENNKWAIGMAHDRATSQPEIYKKASVFNMAGYEVDGMDVLAVNTLAKEAVARARAGEGPTLIEALTYRFRGHSLADPDELRDPQEKEFWGQRDPIKKFAAYLIEQNLATAAELKEIDSKVLATIDEAVKFAESSPEPNPADLRRYIFAED; encoded by the coding sequence ATGTGTGCTGAAAGAACCTTACCTAAATTTGATGCTAGTTCTGTCAAGATAACTAAAGAAGAAGGATTCATTCTGTATGAAGATATGGTTTTGGGACGCTTATTCGAGGATAAGTGTGCTGAAATGTACTATCGAGGCAAAATGTTTGGTTTTGTCCACCTTTATAACGGTCAAGAAGCGGTATCTTCGGGCATAATTAAGGCTTTGAGAACCAAGGGCGACTATGTTTCTAGTACTTACCGCGATCACGTTCATGCTTTGAGTGCGGGAGTGCCTGCAAAAGAGGTCATGGCAGAATTATTCGGTAAAGAAACAGGCTGTAGTAAAGGTCGTGGTGGTTCAATGCACATGTTTTCGGCAGAGCATGGTCTGCTGGGTGGTTATGCTTTTGTCGCCGAAGGAATTCCTGTCGCTACGGGTGCTGCCTTCCAAAGTAAATATCGTCGCGAAGTCATGGGAGACGAAAGTTCTGATGCTGTGGCAGTCTGTTTCTTTGGTGATGGGGCTAGTAACAATGGTCAATTTTTTGAGTGCTTAAATATGGCAGCGCTATGGAAATTGCCGATTATTTATGTCGTCGAAAACAATAAATGGGCGATCGGCATGGCTCACGATCGCGCAACTTCACAACCCGAAATCTACAAAAAAGCCAGTGTATTTAACATGGCAGGATATGAGGTTGACGGCATGGATGTTTTAGCGGTTAATACCCTCGCTAAAGAGGCTGTGGCACGCGCTCGTGCAGGAGAAGGGCCAACCTTAATTGAAGCCTTGACCTATCGCTTTCGAGGGCATTCTCTAGCGGATCCTGATGAACTTAGAGATCCTCAAGAAAAGGAATTTTGGGGTCAACGGGATCCGATTAAAAAATTTGCTGCTTATCTAATTGAGCAAAATTTAGCCACAGCAGCAGAACTAAAAGAGATTGACAGCAAGGTGTTGGCTACCATAGACGAGGCAGTTAAATTCGCTGAAAGCAGTCCTGAGCCTAACCCTGCCGATTTACGTCGTTATATATTTGCTGAAGATTAA
- a CDS encoding ATP-dependent Clp protease ATP-binding subunit: MFEYFNEKAIKNVVLAQEEARNTGHNLVGTEHILLGVIGEGTSAAAELLANLDINLEQTRNLAIEIVGKGSGFIPSNIPFTPKAKRILEQAFNEARQLKSNFISPEHILLAMIKQTDNMAVKLLTKQNVNLRQLRTDLIKKLGEAEVVTVGNKDNPFSFGGGREKQTKLKEFSINLTDLAREGKLDPVVGRFPEIERAVQILGRRTKNNPILVGEPGVGKTAIAEGLAQRIVEGDVSSLLADKEVISLDMGSLLAGTKFRGEFEERLKSIVEEVRQAGNIILVIDEIHTIVGAGAMGGAMDAANMLKPSLARGEIQCLGSTTLDEYRQYIERDAALERRFQKVMVGEPSVEDAIEILQGLRKTYEDFHKVKYTDEAIRTAVISSERYITDRFLPDKAIDLIDEAGSRTHLNHCLQSKEENQTDVASINPEALTPVVDEEAIAKIVAAWTGVPVTKMTETESEALMYLEDDLHERVIGQDEAVKAVSRALRRSRSGLGDRDRPIASLFFSGPTGVGKTELAKALATQMFGSQEAIVRIDMSEYMESHTVSKLIGSPPGFVGYDEGGQLTEAVRRQAYTIVLFDEIEKAHPDVFNLMLQLLDDGRLTDAQGRTVSFKNTVIIMTSNIGSKVIEKGGSGLGFDFSGNKDEAQYNRIKELVNQELKNYFRPEFINRLDEIIVFRQLTKPEVRQIASILLKEISVRLAEQREITLGVTTAFEDKVIEEGYDPSYGARPLRRAIMRFLEDSLAEAILSGRVNDGDHALVDIDENGNTTVTSVQEQVLVEATR, translated from the coding sequence ATGTTTGAATACTTCAATGAAAAAGCTATAAAGAATGTTGTTCTTGCTCAAGAGGAAGCCCGCAACACAGGACACAATCTGGTAGGGACAGAACATATTTTATTGGGGGTGATTGGGGAGGGAACATCAGCAGCAGCAGAATTACTAGCTAATCTGGATATTAACTTAGAGCAAACTAGAAATTTAGCCATTGAAATAGTTGGTAAAGGTTCTGGGTTTATTCCTTCTAACATTCCGTTTACCCCAAAAGCGAAAAGAATTTTAGAACAGGCTTTCAATGAAGCACGTCAATTAAAGAGTAATTTTATTAGCCCAGAACATATTTTGTTGGCGATGATTAAACAGACTGACAATATGGCAGTCAAGTTGTTGACCAAACAAAATGTTAACCTCAGACAGCTACGGACAGACTTAATTAAGAAATTAGGAGAAGCGGAGGTAGTTACCGTGGGTAATAAAGATAATCCGTTTAGTTTCGGTGGTGGCAGAGAAAAGCAAACCAAGCTCAAAGAGTTTAGTATTAACCTCACCGATCTAGCCAGAGAAGGTAAGCTTGACCCTGTAGTCGGTAGATTTCCCGAAATTGAACGAGCCGTCCAAATTTTAGGTAGACGAACCAAAAACAACCCGATTTTAGTCGGTGAACCTGGAGTTGGTAAAACTGCGATCGCTGAAGGATTAGCTCAACGGATTGTTGAGGGTGATGTTTCTTCTCTTTTGGCTGACAAGGAAGTAATTAGCTTAGATATGGGTTCGCTGCTGGCAGGAACTAAATTTAGAGGCGAGTTTGAAGAACGTCTCAAGTCAATTGTGGAGGAAGTCCGTCAGGCAGGCAATATTATTCTGGTAATTGATGAGATTCATACTATTGTTGGTGCTGGGGCAATGGGGGGAGCAATGGATGCTGCTAATATGCTCAAACCATCTCTAGCTAGAGGCGAAATTCAGTGTCTTGGTAGTACTACTCTAGATGAGTACCGCCAGTATATTGAGCGGGATGCTGCCTTAGAACGCCGTTTCCAAAAAGTAATGGTGGGTGAACCTTCCGTTGAAGATGCCATTGAGATTCTTCAGGGATTACGCAAAACCTACGAAGACTTCCACAAAGTTAAATATACCGACGAAGCAATTAGAACTGCGGTGATCTCCTCTGAGAGATATATTACCGATCGCTTTTTACCTGATAAGGCAATTGACCTAATCGACGAAGCTGGTTCCCGTACTCATTTAAATCACTGTTTGCAGAGTAAAGAAGAAAATCAGACGGATGTAGCGAGTATTAATCCAGAAGCCTTAACTCCCGTAGTTGATGAAGAAGCGATCGCTAAAATCGTGGCTGCTTGGACTGGAGTTCCTGTAACTAAAATGACGGAAACTGAGTCAGAAGCGCTGATGTATTTGGAAGACGATCTCCATGAGCGAGTTATTGGTCAAGATGAAGCAGTTAAAGCCGTTTCCCGCGCCTTACGCCGTTCTCGTTCTGGATTAGGCGATCGCGATCGTCCAATTGCCAGTTTGTTCTTTTCTGGCCCTACAGGGGTGGGAAAAACCGAATTAGCTAAAGCTTTAGCCACGCAGATGTTTGGTTCGCAAGAAGCGATCGTGCGTATCGATATGTCGGAGTACATGGAATCCCACACGGTATCGAAGCTGATTGGTTCTCCTCCAGGATTTGTGGGTTATGACGAAGGTGGACAGCTAACCGAAGCGGTACGTCGTCAAGCCTATACTATCGTGCTGTTTGATGAGATTGAGAAAGCTCATCCCGATGTCTTCAACTTGATGCTTCAGCTACTTGATGATGGTCGTTTGACCGATGCTCAAGGACGCACTGTTAGCTTTAAAAACACCGTAATTATCATGACCTCTAATATTGGGTCAAAGGTCATTGAAAAAGGCGGTAGTGGTTTAGGCTTTGATTTCTCTGGTAATAAAGATGAAGCACAATATAACCGCATCAAAGAATTAGTTAATCAGGAATTGAAAAACTATTTCCGTCCTGAATTTATTAACCGTCTGGACGAGATTATTGTTTTCCGTCAGTTAACTAAGCCTGAAGTTAGACAGATTGCGAGTATTTTACTCAAAGAGATCTCAGTCAGATTAGCAGAACAACGCGAAATTACTTTAGGCGTCACCACTGCTTTTGAAGACAAAGTAATTGAAGAAGGCTACGATCCTAGTTATGGTGCTAGACCTCTTCGCCGAGCAATTATGCGTTTTCTCGAAGACAGTCTAGCTGAAGCAATTCTTTCTGGTAGAGTCAACGATGGCGATCATGCTCTGGTTGATATTGATGAGAATGGTAATACTACCGTGACATCTGTACAAGAACAGGTATTAGTAGAAGCAACTCGTTAA